A genomic region of Papaver somniferum cultivar HN1 chromosome 7, ASM357369v1, whole genome shotgun sequence contains the following coding sequences:
- the LOC113297073 gene encoding malate dehydrogenase 1, mitochondrial-like, with protein MRTSMFRSVESAIRRVSTSSPSTSTSSTHFARRCFSSESAPAPARKVAVLGAAGGIGQPLALLMKLNPLVSSLSLYDIAGTPGVAADVSHINTRSEVAGYMGEDQLAQALDGCDLVIIPAGVPRKPGMTRDDLFNINAGIVKTLCTAIAKYCPHALVNMISNPVNSTVPIAAEIFKKAGTYDEKRLFGVTTLDVVRARTFFAGKANVNVADVNVPVVGGHAGITILPLFSQATPKGSNLSDEQITALTKRTQDGGTEVVEAKAGKGSATLSMAYAGAVFADACLKGLNGVPDIVECSYVQSNITDIPFFASKVRLGKNGVEEILGLGPMSDFEKEGLEKLKPELLSSIEKGVKFANQ; from the exons atgaggaCTTCAATGTTTAGATCTGTTGAATCAGCAATCAGAAGAGTATCTACATCTTCACCATCTACCAGTACATCTTCTACTCATTTCGCTAGACGATGTTTCTCATCAGAATCAGCTCCAGCTCCAGCCCGAAAAGTTGCAGTATTAGGTGCTGCTGGAGGGATTGGTCAACCTTTAGCTCTTCTAATGAAGCTTAACCCACTTGTTTCTAGTCTTTCACTTTATGATATTGCTGGAACTCCTGGTGTTGCTGCTGATGTTAGCCATATCAACACCAGATCTGAG GTTGCTGGATATATGGGCGAAGATCAATTGGCTCAAGCTTTAGATGGATGCGATCTTGTTATTATCCCAGCTGGTGTACCACGAAAGCCTGGAATGACTCGTGATGATCTTTTCAATATCAATGCTGGTATTGTTAAGACTCTTTGCACAGCCATCGCTAAGTACTGCCCACAt GCTttggtgaacatgattagcaaccCTGTAAATTCAACTGTGCCAATTGCTGCTGAGATTTTCAAGAAAGCTGGAACATATGATGAGAAGAGACTCTTTGGAGTTACCACACTGGATGTGGTTAGAGCTAGGACTTTCTTTGCTGGAAAGGCAAATGTTAACGTAGCTG ATGTCAACGTTCCTGTTGTTGGTGGACATGCTGGAATTACCATTCTCCCACTCTTTTCTCAG GCAACACCAAAGGGAAGCAATCTATCAGACGAACAGATTACAGCTCTTACCAAGAGAACACAAGATGGTGGAACAGAAGTTGTTGAAGCCAAGGCTGGAAAGGGATCTGCAACTCTATCCATGGC TTACGCTGGAGCTGTCTTCGCTGATGCTTGCTTGAAGGGCCTCAATGGGGTTCCAGACATTGTGGAATGTTCTTACGTTCAATCAAACATCACTGACATTCCATTCTTCGCTTCTAAG GTAAGGCTTGGAAAGAATGGCGTTGAAGAAATACTTGGATTGGGTCCAATGTCCGACTTCGAGAAAGAAGGCTTGGAGAAACTCAAGCCTGAACTCCTATCCTCTATTGAGAAGGGTGTCAAATTTGCAAATCAGTAA
- the LOC113292607 gene encoding adenylate-forming reductase 06235-like produces MAEHKVARFSSCRGVAFEIIPDKTSQFSITTPPPVVEAPQESSNATWVWLPWTQKSSFKVFPAPLTGSFHRSLSRPSNHFCDLDVDEEDDHDDETIYEDDEDVELEAFTEEDLEKQNSVRKPSYHQKKPQSRLSIILLDQGLFTVEKRLFVVCFTLNMIGLILAAIGRFPYAKEKAALFSIANILALVLCRNEAILRVVFMLAVKVLGRSWIPVQIRTATTSFLQCLGGIHSGCGVSATAWLIFALILTLNDRNNTSSEIIAVASSLLFLIVPSCSCHYGWTSLVLVWVFIVLTNSYRPALKTYDFSLSRFIKTQEFWFTLVITIVIILPWLTVRRVPVRVSAPSNHASIIKFEGGIKAGILGRISPSPFSEWHAFGIISDGKNEHMMLAGAVGDFTKTLVSNPPSHLWVRGVHFAGLPYLVNMYERVVLVATGSGICVFLSFLLQPSRADIQEMMSGFPKDKVIVHDTAVLGRPNVAKMSIDAAKKWDAQVVVVTSNPEGSRDVVDACKGAGIPAFGPIWDS; encoded by the exons ATGGCAGAACACAAAGTAGCAAGGTTTTCAAGTTGTCGTGGAGTTGCCTTTGAGATCATTCCCGATAAAACAAGTCAATTTTCAATAACAACTCCTCCTCCTGTAGTTGAAGCGCCCCAAGAGTCGTCTAATGCAACATGGGTATGGCTTCCGTGGACTCAAAAGAGTTCTTTCAAGGTGTTTCCAGCACCTTTAACTGGGTCATTTCATAGATCTCTAAGTCGACCTAGTAATCATTTTTGTGACTTGGATGTCGACGAGGAGGATGACCATGATGATGAGACCAtttatgaggatgatgaagatgtaGAATTAGAGGCCTTCACTGAAGAAGATCTCGAGAAGCAAAACTCCGTTCGTAAGCCCTC ATACCACCAAAAAAAACCTCAATCCAGACTTTCAATCATTTTACTTGATCAAGGGCTTTTTACCGTCGAAAAACGACTGTTCGTTGTTTGTTTCACGTTAAATATGATCGGATTAATTCTCGCTGCCATCGGGCGTTTCCCATATGCAAAAGAAAAGGCTGCTCTCTTTTCTATTGCCAATATACTTGCACTTGTTCTATGTAGAAATGAAGCTATATTAAGGGTTGTGTTCATGTTAGCAGTGAAGGTCTTAGGAAGGTCATGGATCCCTGTACAAATAAGAACTGCAACAACTTCTTTTCTTCAATGCCTTGGAGGTATACACAGTGGTTGTGGCGTTTCTGCCACTGCGTGGTTGATCTTCGCTCTAATTCTGACCCTAAATGATAGAAACAACACTTCTTCAGAGATCATTGCTGTTGCTTCTTCCCTTTTATTTCTCATCG ttccatcttgcagttgccattatggTTGGACATCCCTCGTTCTCGTATGGGTCTTCATCGTTCTTACTAACTCTTACAGACCTGCTCTAAAAACCTATGACTTCAGTTTATCAAGATTCATTAAAACTCAAGAATTTTGGTTCACGTTAGTCATCACTATTGTTATCATTCTCCCATGGCTAACAGTAAGACGGGTACCCGTAAGAGTATCTGCTCCTTCAAATCATGCTTCGATAATCAAGTTCGAAGGTGGAATAAAAGCGGGAATCCTTGGAAGAATTAGTCCATCACCATTCTCCGAGTGGCATGCATTCGGAATCATATCAGATGGAAAGAATGAACATATGATGTTAGCTGGTGCAGTTGGCGATTTCACTAAAACCTTGGTTTCAAATCCTCCAAGTCATTTATGGGTTAGAGGAGTTCATTTTGCTGGTCTTCCCTACCTTGTCAACATGTACGAAAGAGTTGTGTTAGTAGCAACAGGATCAGGAATCTGTGTGTTTTTATCATTCCTTTTGCAACCATCCAGAGCTGAT ATACAAGAAATGATGAGCGGGTTTCCAAAGGACAAGGTTATTGTTCACGATACGGCAGTTCTTGGTCGGCCGAATGTAGCTAAAATGAGCATCGATGCCGCGAAGAAATGGGACGCTCAGGTTGTGGTTGTAACTAGCAATCCTGAAGGTAGTAGGGATGTTGTCGATGCATGCAAAGGTGCTGGGATTCCTGCTTTTGGACCTATTTGGGACTCTTGA